GTTCAGGTTTATATGCCAGTTAATGCTGCATAGAAAACATCTCAGTGTAGATGCAAATGATCTATAGAACGGTCATTGAAAGTTAAAGATGATGCTCCTCGAAGACTAATAAGGACTAAGCTAAACTTGTGTACCATGTGGTGTTGGCACTATCTTTTAAGCACCACAGATAAGGCTGACAAGGAATACcatcttctgttcttttctgcaCTAGTGCAATAACAATAGGTTATCTTCATACTTATCATTGGTCTTGTTTAGCAAGCAACTTATAAAACATTAGATTCCCCcaaaattatatagatatttcCTTCAACATAGTGATCACAATAATGAACCATAATCCTATATAGCAAATCTTAAAGAGCTTTGTCATCTAAAgcctgaaaattattttcaaggtTACTTTAAGCAACAAAATTGAGAAAGGCTGCTCTAGAATGTTTTGGATAGAAAGCTGCCttacaaagaatgaaagaattttGCAGTCACGGCATATGctaatttcaaaataataaaaaaaatccttgtgcTTTTTGCCACACTAACCCAATTcaatcatctttctttttatatatatcaggCAGGCCTTGTCAAACATGGTGATCAAAATAAGATCTgctataaatacttttttcagtttatttctcGTATTGCGTATTTCTGCAAATTTCCGATTAACTGCTAGAATGCCAAGATCTAGGTCTTTTTTGAGATCATCActagctgttttctttttcatcctgaAGATTCAAGATGACCTCTTTAAGAGTTCTGCAGCTACagatcttaaagaaaaaaaattagttgtcATTTCTTAACTAGAGACCATgagatgcaagaaaaaaaatgttaacaaggcATCTAATGTGTTTTACGTTATTAGAGTGTATTGTGTTGCTTTTTCACACTCCACGCTCATGTTGCTGTACATCccttcagataaaaaaaattatttttcagatagAGTTTAGAAAGAttattttactacaaaaaatatgaatgttaTAGATTTAATACTTGCATAAACACTAATGATGCACCTgttttagctttaaaaaattcCAAAATGTTCTGAAGAAACTTTGCATGTCTGTGTCTATAAAATGAAAAGTAGTAACTGGCCTGAATAATCagattttcataatttattatcTCTGTACAGTCTACATAGATTATCAGTGTGTTGTGAACAAATGAAAGTGATGACTGTGGTCAGATTAACATACAGTATAAATTCATGTATGTGTTTACAAtaagaatttagaaaaaatccTTACACAGTTTGGTCATCTACCATGTACTTTTAGACTGATCTTGCTAGCACACACAGTGTTTTTGGAAAAGCAAATTAGATCTGAGCTGCTTCTTAATAGACAGCTGTTCAAACCTCCAGtttgtatatattgtaaataaatgaaacgcTCTCTTTGACATAGTTTATCTTCTCTTTTCCAGTAtccaaaagaaattttatttgaatgcATTTTCAAGCTTCAGTTTAGAGGACAAATGATGCTATTATTCATTAGAATACATAATACACGTGTAGGCAAATGACTTTAGAATGTACCCTTTGTAAACCACACATTTTAACATGCATTTTATCAATTAACACTATATAGGCTGCTGATCAAATGGTCACAAGGATTTCACACAAATGccttacacaaaaaaatgacactAAATGATGCTGAAACAACTGCTTGGGTAAAATATATTAGAAGCAATACACCATCATTTTACAACTTTTCCACAAATAGAATATAAAGGCATAAATTTTTCATAACAGTGCTGTACtctttttaaattcagttaCTCTGTGTTTTTGGCTAATTGtaaatctttatctttatttccaaTGACCTGTATCTCTGAACCAGGTGTTCGAAGCTTAAATACAACTGGAATCTTCTCTAAAGCAGGATTAGTTGTCTGCAAACATCGAACCCAACTAACAAGAGACTCTTTAGTTGCATTGCCAGTAATGACCATTGCAAGGACAGTTCCATCATCTTGCTCATGCACACTCCGCTGAGGAACAATACTTTTAGCCTCTTCTTTCTCCCAAAATAAGTTCCAGTTGAACAAGTTGTcatcagaagcagcagcagcttctgcTTCAGCATATCTTTTTAGCATTTTCTTGTCTGGGTCTGCACGAAGAATAAAGTATGTCATTGAAGCATAACGCAACCAGCAGGTGAAACCTCCTTCCACAAAAAGTGGCGTATCAGAATTATGCTTTTCAATGAGGGATTTCTGAGTGTGGCTCTGAGAACTGGCAATGAAGGTTTCCTTTGTGTTTTCACCATCAACTCCTTCTCCCTGCCACACAGTAATTTCACTGTCTCTGTCAACACTCATGCGCTTTAGTGCCAAAAGGGCTAACTGAAGCGCATCCACCGGAAGCTCTTTGGGAATTGGGTATGGGTTGGCATGTTTAAACTTGGGCATCCAGTACATCATACGACGATACTTTCTGAATGCATGAGCCTCTGTTCCAAAGATTTTCTCTAGACGAGCACCAAAGTTATGGTCTGGGATCACACCGTAGTCTTCCATCTGATCCATCAGGTCTATAGCGCATTGCTGTTGTTTGGGAAAATGCTGCCATTCTACCTGCCACGTACTGCGTGGAATCATCTTCTCCTTGGGAAATACTTCTAGAAGTTCTTTATAAACTGATAAGTCTCTGTGTACACCAAAACGCTCCATGTTTTCCAATGCCGAATAGATGAACTCAACATGCCCTCGGCGGTATTTAAGCTCTTTAGTTATATATAACTGCACAGCTGAGCAGAATGTCAGTTTGTCCTTCTCCCTTTTCTGTGCCAGTTCTTCAAATAAGCTGCTAGATTTGATGAAAAGCTGTTTTTGAACTTCGATACTTTTTTCGTCCCTTCCCAACATTGCACACGAACAATGTACATACCGGTTAAATGTTGACTTCGCAAGAAGACTTCTGCGTATAAATAGCGTGTCGAGGACTTTAAATAAAGTCAGGCTGGCTCTCAACGACATTgtctttataaatttttctttgttgcaaaTAAACGACCTTCCTCTGTGTTTACTGTATTCCAGAGCAGGGAATTCCACCCAATGTCGCACACAGAATTGAACGTAAGGGAAATAACCAAATTTCTATTGGTCAATCTCATTGTAAGGTAGACAACTCTGTCGGATTGCTGT
This sequence is a window from Pomacea canaliculata isolate SZHN2017 linkage group LG5, ASM307304v1, whole genome shotgun sequence. Protein-coding genes within it:
- the LOC112565361 gene encoding evolutionarily conserved signaling intermediate in Toll pathway, mitochondrial-like, which gives rise to MSLRASLTLFKVLDTLFIRRSLLAKSTFNRYVHCSCAMLGRDEKSIEVQKQLFIKSSSLFEELAQKREKDKLTFCSAVQLYITKELKYRRGHVEFIYSALENMERFGVHRDLSVYKELLEVFPKEKMIPRSTWQVEWQHFPKQQQCAIDLMDQMEDYGVIPDHNFGARLEKIFGTEAHAFRKYRRMMYWMPKFKHANPYPIPKELPVDALQLALLALKRMSVDRDSEITVWQGEGVDGENTKETFIASSQSHTQKSLIEKHNSDTPLFVEGGFTCWLRYASMTYFILRADPDKKMLKRYAEAEAAAASDDNLFNWNLFWEKEEAKSIVPQRSVHEQDDGTVLAMVITGNATKESLVSWVRCLQTTNPALEKIPVVFKLRTPGSEIQVIGNKDKDLQLAKNTE